In Entomomonas moraniae, one DNA window encodes the following:
- the pgeF gene encoding peptidoglycan editing factor PgeF: MDNLLQETIIKPNWPAPANVCSYATTRLGGVSKNDYDSFNLGLHVGDDEQLVLENRQRLQTTLGYKSIAWLEQVHSAIATKADIDQVLQADASWTDQSELACVVMTADCLPVLFCDMSGQYVAAAHAGWRGLVNGILEETVNQLPVEPNQLMAWLGPAIGPNKFEVGAEVKQAFLDKDSEAALAFRASSTHNKYLADIYQLARLRLRKAGVTAVYGGDFCTVSDKEIFFSYRRQAMTGRMASLIWLLP, encoded by the coding sequence ATGGATAACTTATTACAAGAAACCATTATTAAGCCCAATTGGCCTGCTCCTGCTAATGTTTGTAGTTATGCGACTACTCGCTTAGGTGGGGTAAGCAAAAATGATTATGATTCATTTAATCTAGGTTTGCATGTAGGGGATGACGAGCAATTAGTTTTAGAAAATCGGCAACGTTTACAAACAACCCTAGGTTACAAATCAATTGCTTGGTTAGAGCAAGTACATAGCGCAATAGCAACCAAAGCCGATATCGATCAAGTTTTGCAGGCTGATGCGAGCTGGACAGATCAGTCAGAACTTGCTTGTGTTGTAATGACGGCTGATTGTTTACCCGTGCTATTTTGTGACATGTCGGGTCAATATGTTGCAGCAGCGCATGCGGGTTGGCGCGGTTTAGTGAACGGTATTTTAGAGGAAACAGTTAATCAATTACCTGTTGAACCTAATCAGTTAATGGCATGGCTTGGCCCTGCTATTGGTCCCAACAAATTTGAAGTAGGTGCGGAAGTAAAGCAAGCATTTTTAGATAAAGACAGTGAGGCAGCGTTAGCCTTTAGGGCGAGCTCGACTCACAATAAGTATTTAGCAGATATTTACCAATTAGCAAGGCTAAGGTTAAGAAAAGCGGGTGTGACAGCCGTTTATGGGGGAGATTTTTGCACAGTGAGTGATAAGGAAATATTTTTTTCTTACCGCCGCCAAGCAATGACAGGAAGGATGGCTTCGCTAATTTGGTTGTTACCTTAG
- a CDS encoding carbonic anhydrase: MRKRQSKKKLPPRETAEEALIQIVEGFKKFREVVFPEQQELFKRLASSQQPRAMFITCADARVVPELITQSSPGDLFITRNVGNVVPPYGQNNGGVSTAIEYAVMALNVQHIVVCGHSNCGAMRAVIDQNTLETMPTVKAWLRHCEVARTVVAENCGCLNEETLDVLIEENVIAQLDHLRTHPSVASRLASGHLFIHGWVYDIETGAIKAFDDEIGNFLPLDGDITPTATPRSRFIDRD, encoded by the coding sequence ATGCGTAAAAGACAAAGTAAAAAGAAATTACCTCCTCGTGAAACCGCTGAAGAGGCGTTAATACAAATTGTAGAGGGTTTTAAAAAGTTTCGCGAAGTAGTTTTCCCCGAACAACAGGAACTATTTAAGCGTTTAGCCTCATCACAACAACCTCGTGCGATGTTTATCACCTGTGCCGATGCTCGAGTGGTGCCAGAGCTTATTACACAAAGCTCTCCTGGCGATTTATTTATTACACGTAATGTGGGTAATGTTGTCCCGCCTTATGGTCAAAATAATGGGGGCGTATCCACAGCCATTGAATATGCAGTCATGGCCTTAAATGTCCAACATATAGTTGTTTGTGGGCATTCTAATTGTGGGGCTATGCGTGCTGTTATAGATCAGAATACGTTAGAAACCATGCCAACAGTTAAAGCATGGCTAAGGCATTGTGAAGTTGCAAGAACTGTTGTTGCGGAAAATTGTGGTTGTTTAAATGAAGAAACATTAGATGTTTTGATTGAGGAAAATGTTATTGCTCAGTTAGATCATTTAAGAACACATCCTTCGGTTGCTTCACGTTTAGCCAGCGGTCATTTATTTATTCATGGCTGGGTTTATGATATCGAAACGGGAGCGATTAAAGCATTTGACGATGAGATAGGAAATTTCTTACCTCTCGATGGAGATATTACCCCTACCGCAACGCCTCGCTCACGTTTTATTGATAGAGACTAA
- a CDS encoding DUF975 family protein, protein MQEQLPNNINGADPYPEKRTIEEALAYDYDFSIGDVIARAWEKVNGVKLPLFVALLIIMVINTIINVFLEIIPEQAAIVFNIALSIAACGLSTNFTIIALKHLRGEKLIDALKCFYSLSNIYITLVIATVVATILVVFGFLLFIIPGIYLSIGYCLMQWIIIDHPEVSPWQALEISRKIVTKHWFKFFGLYFILTIILIISVIPLGIGLIWTLPLTILAPGVVYQIIFEKSNALVI, encoded by the coding sequence GTGCAAGAACAACTCCCTAATAACATAAATGGTGCTGATCCATACCCAGAAAAACGTACTATTGAAGAAGCATTAGCCTATGACTATGATTTTTCTATTGGCGATGTCATAGCCCGTGCATGGGAAAAAGTTAATGGTGTAAAACTACCTTTGTTTGTTGCCCTTTTGATTATCATGGTCATTAACACCATCATTAATGTGTTCCTTGAAATCATTCCTGAGCAAGCCGCTATAGTCTTTAACATTGCCTTAAGTATTGCTGCTTGCGGCCTTTCCACAAACTTTACAATCATTGCTTTAAAACATTTACGTGGTGAAAAATTAATTGATGCTCTTAAATGTTTTTACTCGTTGTCTAATATTTATATTACACTGGTTATCGCTACGGTTGTAGCAACCATTTTAGTAGTCTTTGGCTTCCTCTTATTTATTATTCCAGGTATTTATTTATCTATTGGTTATTGTCTTATGCAGTGGATTATCATTGATCACCCTGAAGTTAGCCCATGGCAAGCATTAGAGATATCTCGCAAAATTGTCACAAAACACTGGTTTAAATTTTTTGGCTTATATTTCATTCTAACGATTATTCTGATTATCTCTGTCATTCCTCTTGGCATTGGCTTAATCTGGACATTACCTCTTACAATACTTGCACCAGGTGTTGTTTATCAAATTATTTTTGAAAAATCTAATGCTTTAGTTATTTAA
- a CDS encoding acetyltransferase, with protein sequence MISITTPNKNEYPLLLEIWEASVKATHHFLTQEVIAELKPCVLQDYFPMVNLFCSLNDKQKITGFAGVQGDKLEMLFIDPTLRGQGIGKALLNHAITQFNINYVDVNEQNPQATAFYLHHGFKIIGRSPLDGQGKPYPLLHLKLKE encoded by the coding sequence ATGATATCTATTACTACACCCAATAAAAATGAATACCCTCTTTTATTAGAAATATGGGAAGCCTCTGTTAAAGCGACCCACCACTTTTTAACCCAAGAGGTTATTGCCGAATTAAAACCCTGTGTCTTGCAGGACTATTTCCCTATGGTGAATCTTTTTTGTAGTCTGAATGACAAACAAAAAATTACCGGCTTTGCGGGTGTACAAGGAGATAAATTAGAAATGCTCTTCATTGATCCCACCCTCAGAGGCCAAGGTATTGGGAAAGCATTGCTAAACCATGCAATAACTCAATTTAATATCAACTATGTTGATGTTAACGAGCAAAACCCCCAAGCAACTGCGTTTTATTTACATCATGGATTTAAAATTATTGGTCGCTCCCCCTTAGATGGTCAAGGAAAGCCATACCCTCTTTTACATTTAAAACTCAAAGAATAA